One genomic segment of Rhizorhabdus phycosphaerae includes these proteins:
- the mprF gene encoding bifunctional lysylphosphatidylglycerol flippase/synthetase MprF translates to MSRVLAFIRARRAPLSALLVVLLVGLGFVALHDLTREIGLRDVKSAYHLIGDRQIAAALALTAASYLALTLYDVLALRTIGRPLPWRTAALASFASYTISHNLGLGLITGGSARFRIYTKAGLAPGDVARVVAIASGTFWLGVFAVTGGALLLGGASRTTAMLGLPPGSGHVAGAVVTAAIVGLLLFRLFGPRTIRLFGWSVPLPSSPLLAAQMLVAAIDLAAAAAALFVLVPSASPQLMPAFFVAYALAVITALITHVPGGLGIFEAVILATLPVDKAGLAAALIAYRLLYYILPLALGVLLLTLREGRDRRLGRLLSHAQKMASGVAPLLMAVSSFLGGTLLLLSGSTPAIPGRLHDLHAVVPLPFIEASHFAASLSGTGLLLLAPALYRRLDGAFVAARALLLAGAVFSLTKGIDYEEAIVCLAIAGLLQWTRPAFYRSTTLVSGIFTPAWIACVGAIGALTLWVGLFSYKHVPYENGLWWDFALHGDASRYLRASLGTAMLLAGFALWRLFAPAPQAAGATRLPSAVPAILAEAERTDAMLALTGDKRFLFSSDGDAMLMYQIRGASWIVMGDPVGPRHAWTELLWQIRSMAHAAQGRLMLYQISGEMLELAIALGLQIVKYGEEAIVDVPPFSIEGSRMRSIRQTVRRAEREGASFEVVDACDVPALLPELERISDDWLESKGQREKGFSLGRFDPDYVVQFDCALVRAGGRIVAFANIWRTANRRELSVDLMRHAGDAPPGTMDFLFASLMRWGQQQGYARFSLGLAPLSGIEAHRLSPLWVKAAAIVFRHGERLYGFRGLRAYKEKFAPRWEPRYVAAPGGAGLILAMRDLNRLIGHPRPSDATARMATPERARPALHVAPPVMVPAE, encoded by the coding sequence ATGAGCCGCGTCCTCGCCTTCATCCGCGCACGGCGGGCCCCGCTCTCCGCGCTGCTGGTCGTGTTGCTCGTAGGGCTTGGCTTCGTCGCCCTGCACGACCTCACCCGCGAAATCGGTCTACGCGACGTCAAGAGCGCCTATCATCTGATCGGCGACCGGCAGATCGCGGCGGCACTGGCGCTGACCGCCGCAAGCTATCTTGCCCTGACCCTGTACGACGTCCTCGCGCTGCGGACGATCGGTCGGCCGCTGCCCTGGCGGACGGCGGCGCTCGCCTCGTTTGCAAGCTACACGATCAGCCATAATCTCGGACTGGGACTCATCACCGGGGGATCGGCACGGTTCCGCATCTATACGAAGGCGGGCCTTGCTCCCGGCGACGTCGCGCGCGTCGTTGCGATCGCTTCGGGCACCTTCTGGCTCGGGGTCTTCGCCGTCACGGGCGGCGCCCTGCTTCTGGGCGGGGCAAGCCGGACAACGGCGATGCTGGGCCTGCCCCCCGGCAGCGGCCATGTCGCGGGCGCAGTGGTGACGGCCGCGATCGTCGGGCTGCTGCTGTTCCGCCTCTTCGGCCCGCGCACCATCCGGCTGTTCGGCTGGTCGGTGCCGCTGCCTTCCTCGCCGCTGCTTGCCGCGCAGATGCTGGTGGCTGCCATCGACCTGGCCGCCGCCGCAGCGGCCCTGTTCGTCCTGGTGCCCTCGGCATCGCCGCAGCTCATGCCTGCCTTCTTCGTCGCTTATGCCCTGGCGGTGATCACGGCGCTGATCACCCATGTCCCGGGGGGCCTGGGCATATTCGAGGCCGTGATCCTGGCGACGCTGCCGGTCGACAAGGCCGGCCTGGCCGCCGCGCTGATCGCATATAGGCTGCTCTATTATATCCTGCCGCTGGCTCTGGGCGTGCTGCTGCTTACCCTGCGGGAGGGCCGCGACCGCCGCCTCGGCCGTCTGCTGTCCCATGCGCAGAAGATGGCGAGCGGCGTCGCGCCGCTGCTGATGGCCGTATCGAGCTTTCTCGGCGGGACGCTGCTGCTGCTCTCCGGATCTACCCCGGCCATTCCCGGACGTCTGCACGATCTGCACGCAGTCGTGCCCTTGCCGTTCATCGAGGCGTCGCATTTCGCGGCAAGCCTGTCCGGAACCGGGCTGCTGCTGCTCGCGCCGGCCTTGTACCGGCGCCTCGACGGGGCTTTCGTGGCCGCGCGGGCGCTTTTGCTGGCTGGCGCCGTCTTCTCCCTGACCAAGGGCATCGACTATGAAGAGGCGATCGTCTGTCTCGCCATAGCCGGACTGCTGCAATGGACGCGGCCGGCCTTCTACCGCTCGACCACCCTGGTGTCGGGCATATTCACCCCGGCGTGGATCGCCTGCGTCGGGGCGATCGGCGCCCTGACCCTTTGGGTCGGCCTCTTTTCGTACAAGCATGTCCCCTATGAGAACGGCCTCTGGTGGGATTTCGCGCTGCATGGCGACGCGTCGCGCTATCTGCGCGCCAGCCTCGGCACGGCGATGCTGCTCGCAGGCTTCGCGCTGTGGCGGCTGTTCGCCCCGGCCCCACAGGCCGCAGGGGCGACACGGCTTCCCTCTGCGGTACCCGCCATATTGGCGGAAGCCGAACGGACCGACGCGATGCTTGCCCTGACCGGCGACAAGCGCTTCCTGTTCTCGTCCGACGGCGATGCGATGCTGATGTACCAGATCCGCGGGGCGAGCTGGATCGTGATGGGCGATCCGGTCGGCCCGCGCCATGCCTGGACCGAGTTGCTCTGGCAGATCCGTTCGATGGCCCATGCCGCGCAGGGACGCCTGATGCTGTATCAGATCAGCGGTGAAATGCTCGAACTGGCGATCGCCCTCGGGCTCCAGATCGTCAAATATGGCGAGGAGGCGATCGTCGACGTGCCGCCCTTCTCGATCGAGGGCTCCCGGATGCGCTCGATCCGGCAGACGGTGCGGCGGGCGGAACGCGAAGGCGCGAGTTTCGAGGTCGTCGACGCTTGCGACGTGCCGGCGCTGCTGCCCGAACTCGAGCGCATTTCCGACGACTGGCTGGAGAGCAAGGGGCAGAGGGAGAAAGGCTTCAGCCTCGGCCGCTTCGATCCCGATTATGTCGTGCAGTTCGACTGTGCGCTGGTGCGCGCCGGTGGCCGGATCGTCGCCTTCGCCAATATCTGGCGTACCGCCAATCGCCGGGAGCTGTCGGTCGACCTCATGCGCCATGCGGGCGATGCCCCGCCCGGTACGATGGACTTCCTGTTCGCCAGCCTGATGCGTTGGGGCCAGCAGCAGGGCTATGCCCGCTTCTCGCTGGGGTTGGCACCGCTATCGGGGATCGAGGCCCATCGCCTGTCGCCGCTGTGGGTCAAGGCTGCCGCGATCGTCTTCCGCCATGGAGAGCGGCTCTACGGTTTCCGGGGTCTGCGGGCCTATAAGGAGAAATTCGCGCCCCGATGGGAGCCGCGCTATGTCGCCGCGCCCGGAGGTGCTGGGCTCATCCTGGCGATGCGCGATCTCAACCGCCTGATCGGCCACCCCCGCCCGTCCGATGCGACCGCGCGGATGGCGACGCCCGAGCGCGCTCGCCCCGCCCTCCACGTGGCGCCGCCAGTGATGGTGCCCGCCGAATGA
- a CDS encoding PDZ domain-containing protein, producing the protein MARSPSWMGWVALACALLAIAVVALQLSDRALRQDVVAGRWRSTGATLATIETEGQPRLVVTSLRSDGPARRAGLRVGDAIETVDGRPAPTMGAFDRDLAAGRFAIVRLQVRRDGQLMEVGVPRGPGGSQ; encoded by the coding sequence ATGGCCCGGTCGCCGTCCTGGATGGGCTGGGTGGCGCTGGCCTGCGCACTGCTCGCCATCGCCGTCGTCGCGCTGCAACTTTCGGACCGCGCGCTGCGGCAGGACGTCGTGGCGGGACGCTGGCGTTCGACCGGGGCGACGCTTGCGACGATCGAAACCGAGGGCCAGCCGCGTCTCGTCGTGACCAGCCTGCGGTCGGACGGGCCGGCGCGGCGCGCGGGGCTTCGGGTGGGGGATGCGATCGAGACGGTCGACGGACGACCGGCCCCGACGATGGGCGCGTTCGATCGCGACCTGGCCGCGGGCCGCTTTGCTATCGTGCGTCTTCAGGTTAGGCGTGACGGGCAGCTGATGGAGGTCGGGGTCCCGCGCGGGCCAGGGGGAAGCCAATGA
- a CDS encoding DUF1003 domain-containing protein: protein MASNSLDTLAGRYLGNRALDPEEANVLAKILARQPIAQDVADVADARATLGDRLADRVAAVGGSWAFIIAFAVALIGWMLLNTDVLGRWGLAFDPYPYIFLNLMLSTLAAIQAPIIMMSQNRQAAKDRLAASLDYEVNLRAELEILRLHEMIERLTATVGELARERD from the coding sequence ATGGCGAGCAATTCTCTCGACACGCTGGCGGGCCGCTATCTCGGCAATCGCGCGCTCGACCCGGAGGAGGCAAATGTCCTCGCCAAGATCCTGGCGCGGCAGCCGATAGCGCAGGACGTGGCCGACGTAGCCGATGCGCGGGCAACGCTGGGCGATCGCCTGGCGGATCGCGTCGCGGCGGTCGGGGGAAGCTGGGCCTTCATCATCGCTTTCGCGGTGGCACTGATCGGCTGGATGCTGCTCAACACCGACGTACTCGGGCGGTGGGGGCTCGCCTTCGACCCCTATCCCTACATCTTCCTCAACCTGATGCTGTCGACGCTTGCTGCGATCCAGGCGCCGATCATCATGATGAGCCAGAACAGGCAGGCGGCGAAGGACCGGCTGGCGGCCAGCCTCGATTATGAGGTCAATCTGCGGGCCGAGCTCGAGATATTGCGGCTGCACGAGATGATCGAGCGGCTCACGGCGACTGTCGGTGAGCTGGCGCGGGAGCGTGACTGA
- a CDS encoding HAMP domain-containing sensor histidine kinase — protein MALARSTIFRFAALVFLLQLAGAGVLLGTVRLLTHHQITAEAEARTDELRRALIDDYRRGGMRALSDGVRQSLLPARAQGSVLLLVDGGKQVLAGNLAEWPPSLIAADAPATLELFRTGRDESERIYASAVPLSDGARLLVGHVVESELRFTLILEEAMIGGVAVAVALAAFAAWSAARLIHRRLASTVDTARAVAAGDLARRVPVDHSEDVFDALGVTINQMLDRIDALMTELKIATDGLAHDLRSPLTRLRSTLERALEACESDDARASVARAIDEGDRLLAMLDTALRISRAEAGLGREQFVAIDLAGMVEDLVEVYGPLAEDNGFEIVADIAGPVPARVHRELLGQALANLIDNAMKYGAGRIVVSARSEGRDVIVAVTDQGPGIAEAQRAEALRRFGRLDAARSKAGAGLGLALAAAVAHLHGGRLELGDNAPGLRVVLRFHADERGGAA, from the coding sequence ATGGCGCTCGCGCGGTCGACGATCTTCCGCTTCGCCGCGCTGGTTTTCCTGCTGCAACTCGCCGGCGCGGGGGTGCTGCTCGGCACAGTCCGCCTGCTGACGCACCACCAGATCACGGCCGAAGCCGAAGCCAGGACCGACGAGCTGCGCCGGGCGCTGATCGACGACTATCGACGCGGTGGCATGCGGGCGTTGTCCGACGGAGTCCGGCAGTCGCTCCTACCTGCCCGTGCACAGGGCAGCGTTCTCCTGCTAGTCGATGGCGGTAAGCAGGTCCTGGCGGGCAATCTCGCCGAATGGCCGCCTTCGCTGATCGCGGCTGACGCCCCGGCGACGCTCGAGCTTTTCCGCACGGGTCGCGACGAATCCGAGCGCATCTATGCCTCGGCCGTGCCGCTGTCCGATGGTGCCAGATTGCTGGTGGGCCATGTCGTCGAGAGCGAGTTGCGGTTCACGCTGATCCTCGAAGAAGCGATGATCGGCGGGGTGGCGGTGGCGGTCGCGCTCGCCGCCTTCGCGGCGTGGAGCGCGGCGCGGCTGATCCACAGGCGGCTGGCCTCCACCGTGGACACGGCGCGCGCGGTGGCGGCGGGCGATCTCGCCCGGCGCGTACCGGTGGACCACAGCGAGGATGTCTTCGACGCGCTGGGCGTCACGATCAACCAGATGCTCGATCGCATCGATGCGCTGATGACCGAACTGAAGATCGCGACCGACGGGCTGGCGCACGACCTCCGGTCGCCGCTGACCCGCCTGCGGTCGACGCTGGAGCGCGCGCTCGAGGCCTGCGAATCCGACGATGCCCGCGCCTCCGTCGCGCGGGCGATCGACGAGGGCGACCGGCTGCTGGCCATGCTCGATACCGCCTTGCGGATCAGCCGGGCGGAGGCGGGTCTGGGTCGGGAACAGTTCGTCGCGATCGACCTTGCCGGGATGGTGGAGGATCTGGTCGAGGTCTATGGACCGCTCGCCGAGGACAATGGCTTCGAGATCGTCGCCGACATTGCCGGCCCCGTCCCGGCGCGCGTGCATCGCGAACTGCTGGGGCAGGCGCTGGCGAACCTCATCGACAATGCGATGAAATATGGCGCCGGTCGCATCGTCGTTTCGGCGCGAAGCGAGGGCAGGGACGTCATCGTCGCGGTCACCGATCAGGGGCCCGGTATTGCGGAGGCGCAGCGGGCCGAGGCGCTGAGGCGCTTCGGCAGGCTGGATGCGGCGCGGAGCAAGGCCGGTGCCGGGCTGGGCCTGGCCCTGGCGGCGGCCGTCGCGCATCTGCACGGGGGCAGGCTCGAGCTCGGCGACAATGCGCCCGGCCTTCGCGTCGTCCTGCGCTTTCATGCCGACGAGCGGGGCGGCGCCGCCTGA
- a CDS encoding AcvB/VirJ family lysyl-phosphatidylglycerol hydrolase, giving the protein MRRLVAAFSIMAGAVALLLASLSSTSTPVAAGAPSVAVVERPPEDVGVDASSFRSQGLDVSAYRPHGPVRGVAIFLSGDGGWNLGVVDMAKAVAARGVAVVGLSVPAFQKQLEKGAGSCVNPNFALQALAQDYEHRLGLAAYVQPMLIGYSSGATMAYAALAQAPGGTWKAAVSLGFGPDIGGHKPWCPIPGVSISRITKPEHGWLFSPAAHLSAPWVLLQGSVDQVVSADEARRFASAVPQARLIELPKVGHGFSVQDNWMPQFKAAIEPLLAADAPATGKQSASVADLPLTIVQDPSAPQTDMMAVLYSGDGGWAGIDRDLAARLAARGVPVVGVDSLRYFWTARSPAQAAADAARVVDHFAPVLHRSRVLFVGYSFGADDLPYIVGGLPPRLRATVARVSMLGLSGTADFQFHLASWLDLSGSGALPTRPAVEALRGTPMQCVRGSDEEHSGCLSLPDAMVEQVVLAGGHHFGGNDDALAATVLKGLV; this is encoded by the coding sequence GTGCGCAGATTAGTGGCAGCTTTCTCGATCATGGCCGGGGCGGTCGCGCTGCTGCTTGCCTCGCTGTCCTCCACCTCCACCCCCGTTGCGGCGGGCGCGCCGTCGGTGGCGGTCGTCGAGCGGCCGCCGGAGGATGTCGGGGTCGATGCCTCGAGTTTCCGGAGCCAGGGGCTGGATGTTTCGGCCTACCGGCCCCACGGACCGGTCAGGGGTGTGGCGATCTTCCTGTCGGGCGACGGCGGTTGGAATCTGGGTGTCGTCGATATGGCGAAAGCCGTCGCCGCGCGAGGCGTGGCGGTCGTCGGACTGTCCGTTCCGGCCTTCCAGAAACAGCTGGAGAAAGGCGCCGGCTCCTGCGTCAATCCGAACTTCGCGCTGCAGGCATTGGCACAGGATTATGAGCACCGTCTTGGCCTCGCCGCTTATGTCCAGCCGATGCTGATCGGCTATTCGTCGGGCGCGACCATGGCTTATGCGGCACTGGCCCAGGCGCCGGGCGGCACGTGGAAGGCGGCGGTCTCGCTGGGGTTCGGGCCGGATATCGGCGGGCACAAGCCCTGGTGCCCGATCCCAGGCGTCAGCATCTCGCGCATCACCAAGCCCGAGCATGGCTGGCTCTTCTCGCCTGCCGCACATCTCTCGGCCCCCTGGGTCCTGCTTCAGGGAAGCGTCGACCAGGTGGTGAGCGCCGATGAAGCACGACGCTTCGCCTCCGCCGTGCCGCAGGCTCGCCTGATCGAGCTGCCCAAGGTGGGCCACGGCTTCTCGGTTCAGGACAACTGGATGCCGCAGTTCAAAGCGGCGATCGAGCCGCTGCTGGCGGCAGATGCGCCCGCCACCGGAAAGCAGTCTGCAAGCGTCGCCGATCTGCCGCTGACCATCGTCCAGGACCCTTCAGCACCGCAGACGGACATGATGGCCGTCCTCTATTCGGGCGACGGCGGCTGGGCCGGGATCGACCGGGATCTGGCCGCGCGCCTCGCTGCAAGGGGCGTGCCGGTGGTGGGCGTGGACAGCCTCCGCTATTTCTGGACGGCGCGCTCCCCGGCCCAGGCCGCCGCCGACGCCGCGCGTGTCGTCGATCATTTCGCCCCGGTGCTGCACCGGTCGCGGGTGCTGTTCGTCGGCTATTCCTTCGGCGCCGACGACCTGCCTTACATCGTCGGCGGACTGCCGCCGAGGCTGCGCGCCACGGTCGCCCGCGTCAGCATGTTGGGGCTCAGCGGAACGGCGGACTTCCAATTCCATCTGGCCTCCTGGCTCGATCTGTCCGGAAGCGGTGCCTTGCCGACCCGGCCTGCCGTCGAGGCCTTGCGCGGGACGCCGATGCAATGCGTGCGTGGCTCGGACGAGGAGCATAGCGGATGCCTCTCCTTGCCGGACGCTATGGTCGAGCAGGTCGTGCTGGCGGGTGGGCATCATTTCGGCGGCAATGACGACGCGCTTGCCGCCACCGTCCTGAAGGGGCTGGTCTGA
- a CDS encoding AcvB/VirJ family lysyl-phosphatidylglycerol hydrolase, which produces MRTRSRIVAIVAALLLALLGYGAWLGYFGGRDLYVGFPAQHPASPRHRGVAAVLLSGDMGLRVGMGRKVAQRLSASGIPVLGVDSLAYFRHRRTPEEATALLEQAVGRGLRYGHADRLLLIGQSYGADMVHVGFAGLPADLKKRVALVVLVVPTDTVIYRVSPAETLDLVKADAAAIDTARDVTGVPLLCIQGREEKDSLCPLLRQPNARRIALPGGHPLHRDADRLFRTLSSELDAVLAQPKAHA; this is translated from the coding sequence ATGCGGACGCGCAGCCGCATCGTCGCGATCGTCGCAGCTCTGCTCCTCGCGCTCCTCGGCTATGGGGCCTGGCTCGGCTATTTCGGCGGACGCGATCTCTATGTCGGATTTCCCGCACAGCACCCTGCCAGTCCCAGGCATCGCGGGGTCGCCGCCGTGCTTCTGTCGGGCGACATGGGCCTTCGTGTCGGCATGGGGCGCAAGGTTGCGCAGAGGCTTTCGGCTTCCGGCATCCCCGTGCTGGGCGTCGACTCGCTCGCCTATTTCCGCCATCGGCGCACCCCGGAAGAAGCGACCGCTCTGCTCGAACAGGCGGTGGGGCGGGGGCTTCGCTACGGCCATGCCGACAGGCTGCTGCTGATCGGTCAATCCTATGGCGCCGACATGGTGCATGTGGGTTTCGCCGGCCTGCCTGCCGATCTGAAGAAGCGCGTGGCCCTCGTCGTCCTCGTCGTGCCGACCGACACCGTGATCTACCGCGTATCGCCCGCCGAAACGCTCGATCTGGTAAAGGCCGATGCAGCGGCGATCGACACGGCCCGGGACGTGACCGGCGTCCCGCTGCTCTGCATCCAGGGCCGCGAGGAGAAGGACAGTCTGTGCCCGCTGCTCCGGCAGCCGAACGCGCGGCGCATCGCCTTGCCGGGCGGCCACCCGCTGCACCGCGATGCGGATCGTCTGTTCCGAACCCTCTCCTCCGAGCTCGATGCCGTGCTCGCCCAGCCAAAAGCCCATGCGTGA
- a CDS encoding MipA/OmpV family protein, whose amino-acid sequence MNVHNTRSLAIAASLFAGALWATAAIAQDVSGVPDDVKIGGDRISIGVGLSSTPTYIGSSRNRVLPTLAIQGQMDGYAFNSSGTALYLDLIRSKGGTGWKPVFGPLLAVRLDRHGHVGDRRVDALDDRAIAVEPGLSVGIQRTGVITSPYDSFSASISWQRDVAGAHGSYVVSPELDYDTPLSERSFVSVSASADYVGRGFGGYYYDIGTSEAAASGLRPYDGAARAGWKDWNLSATAVHSLTGMLTHGWGLFATAGYQRILGAYRRSPLVEDVGDANQWSGAIGIEYSF is encoded by the coding sequence GTGAACGTCCACAATACGAGGTCGCTGGCGATCGCCGCCAGCCTGTTCGCTGGCGCGCTGTGGGCGACGGCCGCCATCGCCCAGGATGTCTCGGGCGTGCCCGATGACGTGAAGATCGGCGGCGACCGGATTTCGATCGGCGTCGGCCTATCGTCGACCCCGACCTATATCGGATCGTCGCGCAACCGGGTGCTGCCGACGCTGGCGATCCAGGGGCAGATGGACGGCTATGCCTTCAACAGTTCGGGCACCGCGCTCTATCTCGACCTGATCCGGTCGAAAGGCGGCACCGGGTGGAAGCCGGTCTTCGGTCCGCTGCTGGCGGTGCGCCTCGATCGCCATGGCCATGTCGGCGACCGCCGCGTCGACGCGCTCGACGACCGCGCGATCGCGGTGGAGCCCGGCCTGTCGGTCGGTATCCAGCGGACGGGCGTGATCACCAGCCCTTATGACAGCTTCTCCGCAAGCATCTCCTGGCAACGGGACGTCGCCGGCGCCCATGGTTCCTATGTCGTCAGCCCCGAACTCGATTATGATACGCCGCTGTCGGAGCGAAGCTTCGTCAGCGTCTCCGCCTCGGCCGATTATGTGGGACGCGGCTTTGGCGGCTATTATTACGACATCGGCACCAGCGAGGCGGCAGCGAGCGGCCTGCGCCCCTATGACGGTGCGGCCCGGGCCGGCTGGAAGGACTGGAACCTCAGCGCGACGGCGGTGCACAGCCTGACCGGCATGCTCACCCACGGCTGGGGACTCTTCGCCACGGCCGGCTATCAGCGCATTCTGGGCGCCTACCGGCGTTCGCCGCTGGTCGAAGATGTCGGCGACGCGAACCAGTGGAGCGGTGCGATCGGGATCGAATATAGTTTTTAG
- a CDS encoding DUF2147 domain-containing protein: MRPFILALAGAFTACAMTPASAQSSVDGLWLNPHGSVAVRTGPCGDRLCGWIVWANAEARADAKDSGVDKLDGIELLEDYRPDGEGGWKGTVYVPDMGHRFSSTITQPDARSLRVKGCLIGGFLCKSQVWQRIESLPQ; the protein is encoded by the coding sequence ATGCGACCATTTATTCTCGCGCTTGCCGGCGCCTTCACCGCCTGCGCCATGACGCCGGCCTCTGCGCAAAGCTCCGTCGACGGGCTCTGGCTGAATCCCCATGGCAGCGTCGCCGTCCGGACCGGTCCGTGCGGCGACCGGCTGTGCGGCTGGATCGTCTGGGCCAATGCCGAGGCCCGAGCCGACGCGAAGGACAGCGGCGTCGACAAGCTCGACGGGATCGAACTGCTCGAGGATTACCGCCCCGACGGCGAGGGCGGCTGGAAGGGCACCGTCTACGTGCCCGACATGGGACACCGCTTCTCCTCCACCATCACCCAGCCGGACGCCCGCAGCCTGCGCGTGAAGGGCTGCCTGATCGGCGGCTTCCTGTGCAAGTCGCAGGTCTGGCAGCGTATCGAAAGCCTGCCGCAATGA
- a CDS encoding response regulator transcription factor, with protein MSHKILVVEDDASTADFVATGLAEHGFVVDRANNGRDGLFHATDGSYDCIILDRMLPGMDGMAVLGALRAAGIDTPVIILSALGSAEDRVKGLEGGSDDYLTKPFAFAELLARIRLLIRRAGNGAGAAPETRLSCADLEMDLLSRKVKRAGQVVDLQPREFRLLEFMLRHADQVVTRTMLLEGVWDYHFDPGTNVIDVHVSRLRKKIDEGHARPLLHTVRGSGYRLGQDG; from the coding sequence ATGAGTCACAAGATCCTCGTCGTCGAGGATGATGCCAGCACCGCCGACTTCGTCGCTACAGGCCTCGCCGAACATGGATTTGTCGTCGATCGGGCGAACAATGGCCGCGATGGCCTCTTCCATGCGACCGACGGAAGCTATGACTGCATCATTCTCGACCGGATGCTGCCCGGCATGGATGGCATGGCCGTGCTTGGCGCCCTGCGGGCAGCCGGCATCGACACGCCCGTGATCATCCTGTCCGCGCTGGGATCGGCCGAGGATCGGGTGAAGGGACTCGAGGGCGGATCGGACGACTATCTGACCAAGCCCTTCGCCTTTGCCGAGCTTCTGGCCCGGATCCGGCTGCTCATCCGTCGCGCCGGCAACGGCGCGGGGGCTGCGCCGGAGACGCGCCTGTCGTGCGCCGACCTCGAGATGGATCTGCTGTCGCGCAAGGTTAAGCGGGCGGGGCAGGTCGTGGATCTGCAGCCGCGCGAATTTCGCCTGCTCGAATTCATGCTACGCCATGCCGATCAGGTCGTGACCCGCACCATGTTGCTGGAAGGCGTGTGGGATTATCATTTCGATCCCGGCACGAACGTGATCGACGTCCATGTCAGCCGGCTGCGCAAGAAGATAGACGAGGGCCATGCGCGACCGCTGCTCCATACGGTTCGCGGATCGGGCTATCGTCTCGGTCAGGACGGCTGA